In the Solanum pennellii chromosome 5, SPENNV200 genome, one interval contains:
- the LOC107018788 gene encoding extracellular ribonuclease LE: protein MASNSAFSLFLILLIITQCLSVLNAAKDFDFFYFVQQWPGSYCDTKQSCCYPTTGKPAADFGIHGLWPNNNDGTYPSNCDPNSPYDQSQISDLISSMQQNWPTLACPSGSGSTFWSHEWEKHGTCAESVLTNQHAYFKKALDLKNQIDLLSILQGADIHPDGESYDLVNIKNAIKSAIRYTPWIQCNVDQSGNSQLYQVYICVDGSGSNLIECPIFPRGKCGTSIEFPTF from the exons atggCTTCTAATTCAGCCTTTTCTCTGTTCttgattttgttaattattacaCAATGTTTATCAGTCCTCAATGCTGCTAAAGATTTTGACTTTTTCTACTTTGTTCAACAG tgGCCAGGGTCATACTGTGACACAAAACAAAGTTGTTGTTACCCCACAACTGGAAAACCAGCAGCAGATTTTGGAATTCATGGACTTTGGCCTAATAATAATGATGGGACTTATCCATCAAATTGTGATCCAAACAGTCCTTATGACCAATCTCAG ATTTCTGACTTAATTAGTAGTATGCAACAAAATTGGCCAACACTAGCATGCCCAAGTGGTAGTGGCTCAACATTTTGGTCACATGAATGGGAAAAGCATGGCACTTGTGCTGAATCCGTTCTCACAAACCAACACGCTTATTTTAAGAAGGCTCTTGATCTCAAGAATCAAATTGATCTTTTGTCAATTCTTCAAGGTGCTGACATTCATCCTGACGGCGAATCCTATGACTTGGTCAATAttaaaaatgcaattaaaaGCGCGATTAGATATACTCCTTGGATCCAATGTAATGTAGACCAATCGGGTAACAGTCAGCTATACCAGGTCTACATTTGTGTTGATGGCTCAGGTTCAAATCTCATTGAGTGCCCTATTTTCCCTAGAGGGAAATGTGGCACAAGCATTGAGTTCCCAACATTTTAA
- the LOC107018787 gene encoding intracellular ribonuclease LX: protein MMKSQKKLLIKITVVQCLLVFCVASQDFDFFYFVQQWPASYCDTRRSCCYPTTGKPDEDFSIHGLWPNYKNGKWPQNCDRESSLDESEFSDLISTMEKNWPSLACPSSDGLKFWSHEWLKHGTCSALNQHAYFQSALDFKTKSNLLQNLNNAGINPRNGDYYSVESIKEAIEKGVGHTPFIECNIDSQGNHQLYQVYLCVDSSASKFIDCPIFPHGGKCGSKIEFPSFSTNDDHDEF, encoded by the exons atgatgaaatctcaaaaaaaattgttgattaaGATTACTGTTGTACAATGTTTGTTAGTTTTTTGTGTTGCATCACAAGACTTTGATTTCTTCTACTTTGTTCAACAG TGGCCAGCGTCTTATTGCGACACGAGGCGTAGTTGTTGTTATCCTACTACTGGAAAACCAGATGAAGATTTTAGTATTCATGGTCTATGGCCAAACTACAAAAATGGAAAATGGCCACAAAATTGTGATAGGGAAAGCTCTTTGGATGAATCTGAG TTCTCAGATCTTATAAGCACAATGGAAAAGAATTGGCCATCACTTGCTTGCCCTAGTAGTGATGGTTTAAAATTTTGGAGTCATGAATGGCTAAAACATGGCACTTGTTCAGCTCTTAACCAACATGCCTATTTCCAATCTGCACTTGACTTCAAGACCAAATCTAACCTTCTTCAAAACCTTAACAATGCAG GGATTAATCCAAGGAATGGAGATTATTATAGTGTAGAAAGCATTAAAGAGGCAATTGAAAAAGGAGTTGGACACACACCATTTATAGAGTGCAATATTGATTCACAAGGGAACCATCAATTATACCAAGTTTACCTTTGTGTGGATTCTTCTGCATCAAAATTCATTGATTGCCCAATTTTTCCACATGGAGGAAAATGTGGTTCAAAAATTGAATTCCCTTCTTTCTCCACAAATGATGACCatgatgaattttaa